A section of the Pseudomonadota bacterium genome encodes:
- a CDS encoding dodecin domain-containing protein, whose amino-acid sequence MNDHVYKKIELVGTSPDSIEDAIENAITRANETIRNVRWFEVTETRGTVHDGEVSGYQVTVKIGFTLEE is encoded by the coding sequence GTGAACGATCACGTATACAAGAAAATCGAGCTGGTCGGTACTTCGCCAGATAGCATAGAGGATGCCATCGAAAACGCCATCACGCGTGCCAACGAAACCATCCGCAATGTCCGTTGGTTTGAGGTCACCGAAACCCGGGGTACTGTTCATGACGGAGAGGTCTCCGGTTATCAGGTGACGGTAAAGATCGGATTTACTCTCGAGGAGTAG
- the modA gene encoding molybdate ABC transporter substrate-binding protein: MSDSSGSRLTGGRVLAAVLIMAAPVHAESAEIRVGVASNFAGALADLAEDFQRRTGHRLVISSGSTGKLYAQIKNGAPFDVFLAADGERPQRLEEEGESIAGTRFTYAIGRLVLWSSQRDLVEGEGEVLTTNRFKRLAIANPDTAPYGRAARQALEALGQWERLEPRLVRGENIAQTFQFVASGNAELGLVALAQTRSLRDERGSAWLLPASLYHPIEQQAVLLKSAREPGAARELLDYLRSPTVRKYLESSGYETKSE; this comes from the coding sequence ATGAGCGACAGCTCCGGTAGCCGGCTGACGGGGGGAAGGGTGCTCGCTGCGGTGCTGATCATGGCTGCACCGGTCCATGCCGAAAGTGCCGAGATCCGCGTTGGCGTTGCAAGCAACTTCGCTGGGGCGCTTGCCGATCTGGCTGAGGACTTCCAGCGCAGAACAGGACACCGCCTGGTGATCAGTTCGGGTTCCACCGGCAAACTCTATGCGCAGATAAAGAATGGAGCACCGTTTGACGTTTTTCTGGCTGCCGATGGAGAACGGCCGCAGCGACTCGAAGAGGAAGGTGAGAGCATAGCGGGAACACGTTTTACCTACGCCATTGGCAGACTTGTGCTCTGGAGCTCACAGCGGGATCTGGTGGAAGGGGAAGGAGAAGTGCTAACGACCAATCGATTCAAACGGTTGGCTATAGCCAATCCGGACACGGCACCCTACGGTCGCGCTGCACGGCAAGCGCTCGAAGCTCTGGGGCAATGGGAACGGCTGGAACCGCGGCTGGTGCGCGGTGAAAATATTGCGCAGACCTTCCAGTTTGTTGCCAGCGGCAATGCCGAACTGGGACTGGTGGCACTGGCCCAGACGCGGAGTTTGCGTGACGAGAGGGGGTCGGCGTGGCTCTTGCCCGCTTCACTATATCACCCGATTGAGCAGCAGGCGGTTCTCTTGAAGAGCGCGCGCGAACCAGGAGCGGCGCGCGAGCTTCTTGACTACCTGCGCAGTCCGACTGTGCGTAAATACCTGGAATCTTCCGGGTACGAAACCAAGTCCGAGTAG
- a CDS encoding LysR family transcriptional regulator — translation MSARKTSVKSTAAQCRVRGQVWIEGPHGALLGNGRVELLEQVRAEGSITAAARAMGMSYRHAWELIDSMNRQPDGPLVLKSAGGRGGGGAHLTPAGERAIAVFHELNTAFQEFVDQRTQMLSLTPDTNREVEK, via the coding sequence ATGAGCGCGCGCAAAACTTCTGTAAAGTCCACCGCTGCCCAATGCCGGGTCAGGGGTCAGGTCTGGATTGAAGGGCCACATGGGGCGTTATTGGGAAACGGGCGCGTGGAACTCTTGGAACAGGTGCGTGCGGAAGGATCCATCACCGCCGCGGCACGTGCCATGGGGATGTCGTATCGCCACGCGTGGGAGTTGATCGACTCCATGAACCGACAGCCGGATGGTCCTCTGGTACTCAAGTCGGCCGGTGGCCGGGGTGGGGGTGGTGCCCACCTGACGCCGGCGGGGGAACGGGCCATCGCCGTTTTTCATGAGCTGAATACCGCGTTCCAGGAGTTCGTCGATCAACGCACGCAGATGCTCTCATTAACGCCGGATACCAACCGTGAAGTCGAAAAATGA
- a CDS encoding electron transfer flavoprotein subunit beta/FixA family protein, protein MKVLVAVKRVIDFNVKVRVKGDESGVELTNVKMALNPFDEIAIEEAVRLKEAGTATEVIIVSAGEPKAQEQIRTALALGGDRGIHIAADVELQPLAVAKLLKAVIERENPELVILGKQAIDDDANQTGQMLAALLNWPQGTFASKLVLQGGEATVTREIDGGLETVALKLPAVITVDLRLNEPRYASLPNIMKAKKKPLDTLTIDELGVDVAPRHTTLKVTEPPKRAGGAKVADVAELLDKLKSEAKVL, encoded by the coding sequence ATGAAAGTGCTGGTCGCGGTAAAGCGGGTGATTGATTTCAACGTAAAAGTGCGGGTGAAGGGCGACGAGAGCGGCGTAGAGCTGACCAACGTGAAAATGGCTTTGAATCCTTTTGACGAAATCGCCATTGAGGAGGCGGTGAGGCTGAAGGAAGCCGGCACAGCCACCGAGGTGATCATTGTTTCGGCCGGCGAGCCCAAGGCCCAGGAACAGATCCGTACCGCGCTCGCGCTGGGCGGAGATCGTGGGATTCATATCGCGGCCGACGTCGAACTCCAGCCTCTGGCCGTAGCAAAACTCCTCAAGGCTGTGATCGAACGCGAAAACCCCGAACTGGTGATTCTCGGCAAACAGGCTATCGATGACGATGCCAACCAGACCGGACAAATGCTGGCTGCGCTCCTGAACTGGCCGCAAGGCACCTTCGCCTCCAAGTTAGTACTGCAGGGCGGCGAGGCAACCGTGACCCGCGAGATCGATGGCGGCTTGGAAACTGTGGCCCTGAAACTCCCTGCGGTGATCACGGTTGATTTAAGACTCAACGAGCCCCGTTACGCCAGTCTTCCTAACATTATGAAGGCCAAGAAAAAGCCGCTCGATACCCTGACCATAGATGAACTCGGTGTGGATGTCGCTCCGCGGCACACCACGCTCAAGGTGACTGAACCGCCGAAGCGCGCCGGAGGTGCGAAAGTAGCCGATGTCGCCGAGTTGCTCGATAAACTCAAGAGCGAAGCGAAAGTCTTATGA
- the modB gene encoding molybdate ABC transporter permease subunit gives MDWIAFTLSLQLSLATTVILLFVGMAVSRSLAWHNFMGRSIVEAVVALPLVLPPTVLGYYLLVALGAGSPFGRLFQAVTGDTLAFSFSGLLLASVIYSLPFAVQPMLRAFEAIPFDLREAAWCSGLSRWYTFWRIELPLAWPGVLTAMVLSFAHTMGEFGVVLMVGGNIPGETKTISIAIYDKVESLDNTAAGTMSLVLLIFALVTISLVYMVNRRMDHRYV, from the coding sequence ATGGATTGGATCGCCTTCACGCTTTCGCTGCAGCTATCCCTGGCGACGACGGTGATACTGCTCTTCGTTGGAATGGCGGTTTCACGAAGTCTGGCATGGCATAACTTTATGGGGCGAAGTATCGTAGAGGCGGTGGTGGCGTTGCCGCTGGTGCTGCCCCCGACTGTATTGGGCTATTACTTGCTGGTAGCGCTGGGAGCCGGATCACCCTTTGGGCGGCTATTCCAGGCGGTGACGGGAGATACCCTCGCTTTTTCTTTCAGCGGCCTGCTGCTGGCTTCCGTCATCTACAGCTTACCGTTCGCCGTACAACCCATGCTGCGTGCGTTCGAAGCCATCCCCTTCGATCTTCGCGAGGCCGCCTGGTGCAGCGGACTAAGCCGCTGGTACACATTCTGGCGAATCGAGCTGCCACTTGCCTGGCCCGGTGTTCTCACGGCGATGGTGCTGAGTTTTGCGCATACCATGGGTGAATTCGGCGTGGTATTGATGGTGGGCGGAAATATACCGGGTGAAACCAAAACCATATCGATCGCTATCTACGATAAGGTGGAGTCGCTTGACAACACCGCCGCGGGAACCATGTCACTGGTATTGTTGATCTTCGCATTGGTCACTATCAGCCTGGTCTACATGGTGAATCGGCGCATGGATCATCGTTATGTCTGA
- a CDS encoding ABC transporter ATP-binding protein, translated as MSLPAHSKGADTQPAPNTILSVNNIEVIYDHVILVLKGVSLEVERGGIVALLGANGAGKTTTLKAISNLLRAERGEVTKGSIEFEGEEIQHLSPHELVQRGCIQVMEGRHCFEHLTVEENLMTGAYTRRAGRKEIRDDLEMVYHYFPRLKERRRSQAGYTSGGEQQMTAIGRALMAKPRMILLDEPSMGLAPQLVEEIFENVRRLNEEEGVSFLLAEQNTNAALRYANYGYILETGRVVMDGDAKTLAENEDVKEFYLGMSGDERKSFRDVKHYRRRKRWLS; from the coding sequence ATGTCGCTACCGGCCCACAGCAAAGGCGCGGATACCCAACCTGCGCCAAATACGATTTTGTCCGTCAACAATATCGAGGTGATCTACGATCACGTCATACTGGTGTTGAAGGGCGTCTCGCTTGAAGTTGAACGGGGAGGCATAGTCGCATTGCTCGGGGCCAATGGCGCCGGCAAGACGACTACCTTGAAGGCTATATCCAACTTGTTGCGCGCTGAACGTGGCGAAGTAACGAAAGGCTCCATCGAATTCGAAGGCGAAGAAATCCAACATTTAAGCCCTCACGAGCTGGTACAACGCGGCTGCATACAAGTCATGGAAGGGCGGCACTGTTTTGAGCATCTGACCGTCGAAGAGAACCTCATGACAGGTGCTTACACGAGGCGCGCGGGGCGCAAAGAGATACGCGACGATCTGGAAATGGTCTATCACTACTTTCCAAGGCTTAAGGAACGTCGTCGTTCGCAGGCAGGTTATACCTCGGGTGGCGAACAACAGATGACCGCGATAGGCCGCGCCTTGATGGCGAAGCCAAGAATGATATTGCTTGATGAGCCATCGATGGGATTGGCCCCCCAATTGGTGGAGGAGATTTTCGAGAACGTCCGCCGCCTCAATGAAGAGGAGGGGGTGAGTTTTCTGCTGGCCGAGCAGAATACCAATGCCGCCCTTCGGTACGCGAATTACGGATACATTTTGGAGACCGGACGTGTGGTGATGGACGGTGACGCAAAAACCCTGGCAGAGAATGAAGACGTCAAGGAATTCTATTTGGGCATGAGTGGCGATGAGCGCAAGAGTTTTCGTGATGTAAAACACTATCGCCGTCGTAAACGCTGGTTGAGCTGA
- a CDS encoding alkylhydroperoxidase, whose translation MAQEPISRFPVPELAELPEDIRLTIEKVQEKAGFVPNVFITLAHRPDEFRAFFAYHDALMLRKGGLSKAEREMIVVATSAANQCHYCVVAHGAILRVYAKDPLIADQVAINYRKAPLTARQTAMLDFALKVATSSHLVDNADYDLLRRHGFDDEDIWDIGAIVGFFALSNRMANLINMRPNAEFYGMAR comes from the coding sequence ATGGCGCAGGAACCCATTAGCCGTTTTCCGGTGCCGGAGCTCGCGGAGCTTCCCGAGGACATTCGCCTGACTATCGAAAAAGTCCAGGAGAAGGCCGGTTTCGTCCCCAATGTGTTTATCACACTGGCCCACCGACCCGATGAATTTCGTGCTTTTTTCGCCTATCACGATGCATTGATGCTGCGTAAAGGAGGACTGAGCAAAGCCGAACGCGAGATGATCGTCGTTGCAACCAGCGCGGCCAATCAGTGCCACTATTGCGTGGTCGCCCATGGGGCTATTCTGCGCGTCTACGCCAAAGACCCGTTGATTGCCGACCAAGTGGCGATCAACTACCGAAAGGCTCCTTTGACAGCTCGCCAAACAGCGATGCTCGATTTTGCACTGAAGGTAGCCACGTCCTCACATCTTGTTGATAATGCCGACTACGATCTGCTGCGGCGGCACGGATTCGACGACGAAGACATCTGGGATATCGGTGCAATTGTCGGTTTCTTCGCGTTGTCCAACCGGATGGCCAATCTGATCAATATGCGGCCAAACGCCGAGTTCTACGGTATGGCACGCTAA
- a CDS encoding ABC transporter permease, translated as MTKLLGGALVASLFAGSAAAYELTIPTLDYRTGPYAPNGIPFANGYSDYFTLLNERDGGINGSKINLVPCETGYNTQKGVECYEKTKNEGNGAIVYQPLSTGITYQLIPKVTADKIPMYTMGYGRTSAANGKVFDWVFNVPLTYWDGATIAIQHIAEQEGGMDKLKGKKIALVYHNSAYGKEPIRTLEEMEKKFGYTLQLLPVDHPGQEQKATWLQIRRERPDWVLMWGWGVMNQVAVKEAASIRYPMDHFIGVWWSGSENDVVPAGDAAHGYKSLAFHAAGSDFPLHKDILKYVYDAGKAVDGDFRDRVGEVLYNRGLIAAVWTAEAIRTGMKIHNTNEATAAMVRDGFENLDVNVIRLKELGLEGFTYEVKVSCANHRGQGKAAVQQWDAKAKRWNLVSKFYPPLDDIVWPLVEEDSKKYAEENGITPRSCN; from the coding sequence ATGACGAAACTATTGGGAGGTGCGCTCGTGGCATCGCTGTTCGCCGGTAGCGCCGCCGCCTATGAACTTACCATTCCAACCCTGGATTATCGGACGGGTCCTTATGCCCCCAACGGTATTCCTTTCGCCAATGGTTATTCGGATTACTTCACTTTGTTGAATGAGCGAGATGGCGGTATCAATGGGTCCAAAATCAATCTGGTGCCTTGTGAGACCGGCTATAACACTCAGAAGGGTGTCGAATGCTACGAAAAGACCAAGAACGAAGGTAATGGCGCGATTGTCTATCAGCCGCTATCGACAGGCATTACCTATCAGCTGATCCCCAAAGTTACAGCGGATAAGATTCCTATGTACACCATGGGCTATGGTCGAACATCGGCCGCGAACGGGAAGGTGTTCGACTGGGTATTCAATGTGCCGCTGACCTACTGGGATGGAGCTACGATCGCCATTCAGCACATCGCCGAACAGGAAGGCGGAATGGACAAGCTGAAAGGCAAGAAGATCGCGTTGGTCTATCACAACTCCGCGTACGGAAAAGAGCCGATCCGCACCCTGGAAGAGATGGAGAAAAAGTTCGGTTACACCCTGCAACTGCTGCCTGTCGATCATCCTGGCCAGGAGCAGAAGGCGACCTGGTTGCAGATCCGTCGTGAGCGTCCGGACTGGGTATTGATGTGGGGATGGGGCGTAATGAACCAGGTGGCTGTCAAAGAAGCCGCCTCGATTCGCTATCCGATGGATCATTTCATCGGGGTGTGGTGGTCGGGTTCCGAGAACGACGTGGTGCCGGCTGGAGACGCGGCGCACGGCTACAAGTCGTTGGCATTCCATGCCGCCGGTTCCGATTTCCCCTTGCACAAAGACATTCTCAAGTACGTCTATGATGCGGGCAAGGCAGTAGATGGCGATTTTCGCGATCGCGTGGGCGAGGTGCTTTACAACCGGGGTTTGATCGCGGCTGTCTGGACTGCCGAGGCTATTCGCACCGGAATGAAGATCCACAATACCAATGAGGCGACCGCGGCGATGGTCCGTGATGGTTTCGAGAACCTCGACGTTAACGTCATCCGGCTCAAGGAACTGGGTCTGGAGGGCTTCACCTATGAGGTCAAGGTGAGCTGTGCCAATCATCGCGGCCAGGGCAAGGCGGCAGTTCAACAGTGGGACGCCAAGGCAAAACGCTGGAATCTGGTCAGCAAGTTCTACCCGCCGCTCGACGACATCGTGTGGCCGCTGGTAGAGGAGGATTCCAAGAAATACGCGGAAGAAAACGGTATCACACCGCGTAGCTGCAACTAG
- a CDS encoding LysR family transcriptional regulator, translated as MILSTNIRMFLLAARHLSFTVAAREAFVSQPAVTVRIKKLEEHLGVELFTRMPSGLRLTPAGTVFYEYVQKLEIMASEAHRAAKDIAEGDEAHLYLGANRSATSYMLPGLLVTFRREHERVRIRTEVESSDKLLERLFAGYLDAVIVEQAVDEERFMVTPLLKDEVIVICREDHELASKPLCTLEDLCASPLITHEPDSGTRQLLGERLSLEEKSDNDLNIVMELQSSELVKEMTAKGLGIGLVSRLSMSDQMRPQGLVIRSLEGDPLYRFFSLVTTEKGAARSKVQDLIRIAQQIYTEDMLFE; from the coding sequence ATGATTTTGAGCACGAATATCCGCATGTTTTTGCTTGCGGCGCGTCACCTGAGCTTTACCGTGGCAGCCCGCGAAGCATTTGTATCGCAGCCCGCCGTGACCGTGCGCATCAAGAAGCTTGAAGAGCATCTGGGCGTGGAACTGTTCACCCGTATGCCCTCGGGATTGCGGCTGACGCCGGCGGGCACCGTCTTCTACGAATACGTTCAGAAGCTGGAGATCATGGCCTCGGAGGCTCATCGCGCAGCCAAGGACATAGCTGAAGGTGATGAGGCGCATCTCTATCTGGGTGCCAATCGTAGCGCCACTTCGTACATGCTGCCCGGACTCCTGGTAACGTTTCGTCGCGAGCACGAGCGAGTGCGCATCCGTACCGAAGTCGAGTCATCCGACAAGCTGTTGGAGCGCTTGTTCGCCGGTTATCTGGATGCGGTAATCGTCGAACAGGCGGTGGATGAGGAGCGCTTTATGGTGACACCGCTGCTCAAGGACGAAGTGATAGTGATCTGTCGGGAGGATCATGAACTGGCCAGCAAGCCGTTGTGCACCCTGGAGGACTTGTGTGCATCTCCACTGATCACTCACGAGCCGGACTCCGGGACCCGGCAGTTGCTGGGAGAGCGGCTTTCGCTCGAGGAAAAAAGTGATAACGACCTGAACATCGTGATGGAGCTTCAGAGCAGCGAGTTGGTAAAGGAGATGACCGCGAAGGGTCTGGGGATAGGTCTCGTGTCAAGACTCAGCATGTCCGATCAAATGCGACCGCAAGGACTTGTGATCCGCAGCCTGGAAGGCGATCCGCTCTATCGTTTCTTCAGTCTGGTCACAACCGAGAAGGGTGCGGCGCGATCCAAGGTGCAGGATCTGATTCGCATTGCCCAGCAGATCTATACCGAGGATATGCTCTTCGAATAG
- a CDS encoding electron transfer flavoprotein subunit alpha/FixB family protein, which translates to MSILVIAEHDNQSLKPATAHTVGAATQLGENVTVLVAGRDCGMAAGQAAQLQGVARVLSVDDAAYEHPLAETFTPLISGLVSDYQYLLAPATTFGKNLLPRVAALLDVAMLSEVIGIDGPDTFRRPIYAGNAIATVKTADPLKVMTIRATAFDAAQPGNSAPIESIGAQEPADSSRFVDHQLTESARPELTEAKIIVSGGRGVGSGENFSIIEALADKLGAAVGASRAAVDAGFVPNDYQVGQTGKIVAPELYIAVGISGAIQHLAGMKDSKVIVAINKDEEAPIFQIADYGLVADLFQAVPEFTEKLG; encoded by the coding sequence ATGAGCATTCTGGTCATTGCCGAACACGATAACCAAAGCCTCAAGCCCGCCACCGCGCACACGGTCGGCGCGGCTACCCAGCTGGGGGAAAACGTCACCGTTCTGGTCGCCGGCAGGGATTGCGGTATGGCTGCCGGGCAGGCGGCGCAGCTGCAAGGTGTTGCGCGGGTTTTGAGTGTCGACGATGCGGCTTACGAGCACCCGTTGGCGGAAACGTTTACGCCGCTGATTAGTGGGCTCGTATCCGACTATCAGTATCTTCTGGCACCTGCGACTACCTTTGGCAAGAACCTCCTGCCTCGTGTCGCGGCTCTCCTGGATGTGGCAATGCTGTCGGAGGTGATCGGTATCGACGGACCCGATACCTTTCGCCGCCCCATCTACGCCGGCAATGCCATTGCGACCGTCAAGACGGCGGATCCGCTCAAGGTGATGACCATTCGGGCGACCGCCTTCGATGCCGCGCAGCCGGGTAATAGTGCCCCGATCGAATCGATCGGGGCGCAAGAGCCCGCCGACAGCTCGCGCTTTGTCGATCACCAGCTGACCGAAAGCGCCCGCCCCGAACTCACCGAAGCAAAGATTATCGTCTCCGGAGGTCGCGGGGTCGGAAGCGGCGAGAATTTCAGCATAATCGAAGCACTGGCCGATAAGCTGGGAGCCGCGGTGGGCGCCAGCCGCGCGGCGGTGGACGCCGGGTTCGTTCCCAATGACTACCAGGTGGGGCAGACCGGCAAAATTGTTGCGCCGGAGCTCTATATCGCGGTGGGTATCTCGGGGGCTATTCAGCATTTGGCGGGAATGAAGGACAGCAAGGTAATTGTGGCGATCAATAAGGATGAGGAGGCACCGATTTTCCAGATCGCCGATTACGGTTTGGTTGCCGACCTGTTCCAGGCGGTGCCGGAGTTCACCGAAAAACTCGGCTGA
- a CDS encoding CoA transferase, translated as MRGDLLEGVRVLDLTRLLPGPLCTQHLADLGADVIKIEDTHGGDYGRHGLGTGGDTDPDYFATVNRGKRSLALDLKQTEGRELFCKLARTADIVVEGFRPGVMERLGIGYASLQQINSKIVFCSISGYGQTGPYRNRAGHDLNYCALTGMIDQTGQPASDPVIPAFQIADLAGGTLTALATLLAALYKAQRSGRGCHIDVAMADSVMAHSILSLAVNQSVSVEQGRGQGALNGGLPCYGVYRTADGRHLAVAALERKFWERMCHQIERPDLIERHSASGTDAQLVRGELEKAFGRRTLKEWLDLFDDADCCVSPVLRFDEALEHPQFIARALFNRDTSGSVRSFGFPAVIDGQRYSAECAAPTYAQHGRAIVGELGYSDEQITALIDSGVIRLAGRQGES; from the coding sequence ATGAGGGGTGATCTGCTTGAAGGTGTTCGCGTACTTGATCTGACCCGGCTGCTCCCCGGTCCTCTTTGCACACAACATTTGGCTGATTTGGGCGCTGATGTCATCAAGATCGAGGATACCCACGGTGGCGATTATGGCCGCCATGGCCTCGGCACTGGCGGCGACACCGATCCGGACTATTTTGCGACGGTCAATCGCGGCAAACGGAGCCTGGCACTCGATCTGAAACAGACCGAAGGCCGCGAGCTCTTCTGTAAGCTTGCCCGCACGGCGGATATCGTGGTCGAAGGATTTCGCCCTGGCGTGATGGAACGGTTGGGTATCGGTTACGCTTCCCTGCAGCAGATCAACTCAAAGATCGTCTTTTGCTCCATTTCCGGTTATGGACAAACAGGTCCCTACCGGAACCGGGCTGGGCACGATCTTAATTACTGCGCTTTGACGGGGATGATCGATCAAACCGGGCAGCCTGCCAGCGATCCTGTTATTCCGGCCTTCCAGATCGCCGATCTTGCCGGTGGTACCCTGACCGCCCTGGCAACTCTGTTGGCAGCTCTGTACAAGGCGCAGCGCAGCGGACGTGGGTGTCATATCGATGTGGCAATGGCCGATAGCGTCATGGCGCATTCCATACTCTCGCTGGCGGTAAACCAGTCGGTCTCTGTTGAGCAGGGTCGTGGCCAGGGCGCGTTGAACGGTGGTCTGCCGTGCTATGGCGTCTACCGGACCGCGGATGGACGCCACCTGGCGGTGGCGGCGCTGGAACGCAAATTCTGGGAGCGGATGTGCCATCAGATCGAACGGCCCGATCTGATAGAGCGTCATTCGGCTTCCGGCACGGATGCGCAACTGGTGCGCGGTGAACTCGAAAAGGCGTTTGGGCGCCGTACCCTCAAAGAATGGCTGGATCTGTTCGATGATGCCGATTGTTGTGTCAGCCCCGTACTGCGCTTCGATGAAGCCCTCGAACATCCGCAGTTCATCGCCCGCGCGCTATTCAACAGGGATACATCCGGCAGCGTCCGCAGTTTTGGATTTCCCGCTGTCATCGATGGACAGCGATACTCGGCAGAATGCGCGGCACCCACCTACGCGCAGCATGGTCGTGCCATCGTCGGTGAACTCGGTTATTCAGATGAGCAGATCACTGCGCTGATCGATTCAGGCGTGATCAGACTCGCTGGCCGCCAGGGCGAAAGCTAG
- a CDS encoding phenylacetate--CoA ligase family protein: MGHTGIYYDELETRSPEMRENALLAALPQLVAHAKNNSPAYGRILENIEPQVITQRSALAQLPVTRKSELLVLQKQHLPFGGFVTQATGELARIFVSPGPIYDPESRATDYWRFARPLYSAGFRCGDVIQNCFSYHFTPAASMVEGGAAALGCAVIPAGVGQTEMQAQTIAAVRPKGYVGTPSFLKIILEKGDELGLDLSSLKQGVVSAEPFPPSLQREFKDRGIDVYECYATADLGMIAYQTAAREGLIVEEGVLVEIVRPGTGDPVAAGEVGEVVVTSFNEAYPLIRFATGDLSAALPGVSPCGRTNMRIKGWMGRADQTTKVKGMFVHPSQIAEVLRRHPEVQKGRLVVDNENARDRMRLSCEVASDDASLAKAIVETMQSVCKLRGEVAFVKPGALPNDGKVIDDVRTYE, encoded by the coding sequence ATGGGCCATACCGGTATCTACTACGATGAACTGGAGACCCGATCTCCGGAGATGCGGGAGAATGCCCTGTTGGCCGCTCTTCCGCAGCTGGTTGCTCATGCCAAGAACAACTCACCCGCTTATGGCCGAATCCTGGAGAACATCGAACCGCAGGTAATCACGCAGCGTTCGGCATTGGCGCAATTGCCGGTTACACGTAAATCGGAGCTTTTGGTGCTGCAGAAGCAGCACCTGCCCTTTGGCGGGTTTGTAACGCAGGCCACGGGAGAGTTGGCGCGGATCTTTGTATCACCTGGACCGATCTATGATCCGGAATCACGCGCCACCGACTATTGGCGTTTTGCGCGTCCGCTCTATTCCGCGGGCTTTCGATGTGGTGACGTTATCCAGAATTGCTTCTCCTACCATTTCACTCCCGCGGCATCCATGGTCGAGGGCGGCGCCGCCGCTTTAGGGTGCGCTGTCATTCCTGCGGGTGTCGGGCAGACCGAGATGCAGGCACAAACCATTGCGGCTGTACGTCCCAAAGGTTATGTAGGAACGCCGTCTTTTCTGAAAATTATTCTCGAGAAAGGCGATGAGTTGGGATTGGATCTTTCCAGCCTCAAGCAGGGCGTTGTCTCCGCCGAACCTTTCCCTCCTTCGCTGCAACGCGAGTTCAAGGATCGAGGCATCGATGTTTACGAATGCTACGCCACCGCCGATTTGGGTATGATCGCCTACCAGACCGCCGCACGCGAGGGACTGATCGTGGAGGAGGGCGTGTTGGTGGAGATCGTCCGACCCGGCACAGGAGATCCGGTGGCAGCGGGTGAGGTGGGAGAAGTTGTCGTCACGTCTTTTAACGAAGCTTACCCGCTGATTCGTTTCGCGACAGGCGATCTCTCGGCGGCCTTGCCAGGGGTATCGCCATGCGGACGCACCAACATGCGTATCAAAGGGTGGATGGGGCGCGCAGATCAGACCACCAAGGTCAAAGGCATGTTTGTGCATCCTTCGCAAATTGCTGAAGTGCTGAGGCGCCACCCCGAAGTGCAGAAGGGTCGATTGGTGGTCGACAACGAGAATGCTCGCGATCGTATGCGGCTCAGTTGTGAAGTGGCGAGCGATGATGCGTCGCTGGCCAAAGCTATTGTTGAGACCATGCAATCCGTGTGCAAGCTGCGCGGCGAGGTCGCTTTTGTGAAACCCGGAGCCCTGCCTAATGACGGTAAGGTGATTGATGATGTCCGGACCTACGAGTAG